Proteins from a genomic interval of Pseudomonadota bacterium:
- a CDS encoding DUF4440 domain-containing protein, with protein sequence MARPIKPEEAPMAPPIKPEESRFMRLRTLLLFGALAFVPAAHATPATSPSAICDAASQSPTLSQTGQSDASVAIPKVMARQAQAWNKGDLEGFMDGYARSADITYTAGGVVVTGWQPLMERYRARYGSAPETMGTLRFENLRVTPLGKDAALCVGQWFLEPAMAGSRPGSSPSQVSSEEPVVKGGQADARPRPRPMDGVFSLVWVRGDRGWRIVHDHSSLRVTK encoded by the coding sequence ATGGCGCGTCCGATCAAACCTGAGGAGGCGCCTATGGCGCCTCCGATCAAACCTGAGGAGAGTCGATTCATGCGTCTTCGAACCCTGCTCCTGTTCGGCGCGCTGGCCTTCGTGCCCGCCGCCCACGCCACACCGGCCACGTCACCATCCGCCATCTGCGACGCCGCGTCACAGAGCCCCACGCTCTCCCAGACAGGGCAGTCTGATGCGTCGGTGGCCATCCCGAAGGTCATGGCGCGGCAGGCCCAGGCGTGGAACAAGGGAGACCTCGAGGGATTCATGGACGGCTATGCGCGGTCGGCTGACATCACCTACACTGCGGGGGGCGTTGTGGTGACGGGCTGGCAGCCGCTGATGGAGCGCTATCGGGCGCGCTATGGCAGCGCGCCTGAGACCATGGGCACGCTGCGGTTCGAGAACCTGCGTGTCACCCCGCTGGGGAAGGATGCGGCCCTCTGCGTGGGGCAGTGGTTCCTCGAGCCTGCCATGGCTGGCTCCAGGCCAGGCTCTTCTCCCTCCCAGGTGTCTTCCGAGGAGCCCGTGGTGAAGGGGGGGCAGGCTGACGCTCGCCCTCGCCCTCGCCCCATGGACGGGGTCTTCAGTCTGGTCTGGGTGCGGGGCGACCGTGGGTGGCGCATCGTTCACGATCACTCGTCGCTGCGGGTGA